A region of Anoplopoma fimbria isolate UVic2021 breed Golden Eagle Sablefish chromosome 24, Afim_UVic_2022, whole genome shotgun sequence DNA encodes the following proteins:
- the vamp2 gene encoding vesicle-associated membrane protein 2 — protein MASAPAGAPAADGGNQPPNLTSNRRLQQTQAQVDEVVDIMRVNVDKVLERDQKLSELDDRADALQAGASQFETSAAKLKNKYWWKNAKMMIILGVICVIILIVIIGKNPSHFLYFST, from the exons ATGGC gTCTGCCCCAGCTGGAGCCCCTGCAGCAGATGGAGGGAATCAGCCCCCCAACCTCACCAGCAACCGTCGTCTGCAGCAGACACAGGCACAAGTGGATGAG GTGGTGGATATCATGCGTGTAAACGTGGATAAGGTTCTGGAGCGTGATCAGAAGCTGTCAGAACTGGACGATAGGGCTGACGCCCTGCAGGCTGGAGCCTCTCAGTTTGAGACCAGTGCTGCAAAACTGAAGAATAAATACTGGTGGAAGAATGCCAAG ATGATGATTATCCTGGGTGTGATATGCGTGATTATCCTCATCGTCATAATTGGTAAGAATCCTTCTCACTTTT